One window from the genome of Pseudoliparis swirei isolate HS2019 ecotype Mariana Trench chromosome 24, NWPU_hadal_v1, whole genome shotgun sequence encodes:
- the cxxc4 gene encoding CXXC-type zinc finger protein 4 codes for MANINNVLCIENGLNADVSLLQKDILQDGGLSQLLDYNAEMERYRSFANFYKANGAFPQTAKIARITTPIFPSARIGMSPWNCDNAMLWGRKSAAINPNRTSMHRNDSQRPGKPGVLPETLQMANNNFLSTLSPEHCRPLAGECMNKLKCGSAEAEIMNLQERVGTFSAIPALGGISLPPGVIVMTALHSPAASAAVTDSAFQIANLADCPQNNSSVSSGNPAKKKRKRCGVCAPCRRLINCGVCSSCRNRKTGHQICKFRKCDELKKKPGSSLERTPVNTGEAFRWFF; via the coding sequence ATGgcgaacataaacaatgtgctTTGCATTGAAAACGGACTGAATGCAGATGTGTCTCTCTTACAAAAGGATATTCTTCAGGACGGTGGATTAAGCCAGCTTTTGGATTATAACGCAGAAATGGAAAGGTACAGGTCTTTTGCAAACTTTTATAAAGCCAATGGGGCATTTCCACAGACTGCAAAAATTGCCCGCATCACAACGCCAATTTTTCCCAGTGCTAGAATTGGCATGTCTCCCTGGAACTGCGATAACGCCATGCTCTGGGGAAGGAAATCAGCGGCAATAAACCCTAATAGGACCAGCATGCATAGAAATGACTCCCAGAGGCCGGGGAAGCCTGGCGTGCTGCCAGAGACGCTGCAAATGGCAAATAATAATTTCCTCTCTACCTTATCCCCCGAACACTGCAGACCTTTAGCAGGAGAATGCATGAACAAGCTGAAATGCGGCTCTGCTGAAGCAGAGATAATGAATCTCCAAGAACGCGTTGGAACTTTTTCCGCTATCCCGGCTTTAGGGGGCATCTCATTACCTCCCGGGGTCATCGTCATGACAGCCCTTCACTCCCCCGCAGCCTCAGCAGCCGTTACAGACAGTGCGTTTCAAATTGCCAATCTGGCAGACTGCCCACAGAATAATTCCTCGGTATCCAGTGGAAACCCagcgaagaagaaaaggaaaaggtgtGGGGTCTGTGCGCCCTGCAGGCGGCTAATCAACTGTGGTGTCTGCAGCAGTTGTCGGAACCGCAAAACGGGCCACCAGATCTGCAAATTTAGGAAATGCGATGAGCTGAAGAAGAAGCCAGGCTCGTCGCTGGAG